The following coding sequences are from one Solea solea chromosome 11, fSolSol10.1, whole genome shotgun sequence window:
- the LOC131468979 gene encoding EMILIN-3 produces the protein MRTKLCELAAQLFLSAVLLCVVDSKGTFYGGGHVNPFYGSRYNLFKAGLNAQHSPNKPMTRHKNHCAYVVQRNITCVMQDGVSTFVKAEYTTKCIWGQKCPVVVYRTFYKPKYKVGFKTVTELEWRCCPGYSGDQCFEGPTSSPDVSDAALPHRPGIKGFPYGPRPPVDQKPGGGQLEPGKPVPSLPDHRPGPTGQIPAGGGKTNYGNKFGISGVSGERLDRMEEDLRRLTLGLDTLTGAVAGLEVRLRTSLREDTNKLLVSLLPGGPRVPDSVVGFGVIPDDSEGVDGGDSFPGFGDLAGRVTEVRDELRAKAHILEEIQGMVLGHDGQLKSLLEGARGRPIPGHGSTAFIEEILNTKLADMRAEILDGFENRLTNLENICDKRIGEVQKQCHQEHMNGQEQMQQTLDGRETGLREELGSIQAQIQGLTLTESCCGQVSSLSQRVLLLEESVKGLTESQRQLQTALTDQTFHVETLIETRLVDIEGRLNTTEGGADLGLPGGLTGFKTLLEDKLKTLEEKVFVAVEELSNATAPALLEGQVVPALETEIESVRRRVEGDLDGIQKQLTDLELLCTSSCSPSTPPAGGISITEVEEECEGMEKKMTGRLDTHSKQLDRLNNTLQNLLFRIAQEDTEGVVQGEITLLKVNINSVNRTLKGLKDSISYIAGEVGHANSTWEQREHQLVNQVQGITRLVGHQASLLGAGDRRLAQLKGELVTLKRQLSGELRGCRSTAIDVQREVKDFDSRVSQVEGQCSGLGELAEQLEKIRAELERHSDSYLAEVNGTLVDHSEQLAELKGEVKDCAAKEAANQKGDQ, from the exons atgaggaCCAAGTTGTGTGAACTGGCTGCACAGCTCTTTCTGTCAGCAGTGCTGCTCTGTGTGGTGGACAGTAAAGGAACCTTCTATGGAGGAGGTCACGTCAACCCTTTCTATGGAAGCAGATACAACCTGTTCAAGGCTGGACTCAACGCTCAGCATTCACCAAACAAGCCAATGACGCGCCACAA AAACCACTGTGCCTACGTGGTCCAGAGGAACATCACGTGCGTCATGCAGGACGGCGTGTCCACCTTCGTGAAGGCCGAGTACACCACCAAGTGCATCTGGGGTCAGAAGTGTCCAGTTGTTGT GTACAGAACGTTCTACAAGCCAAAGTACAAGGTGGGTTTCAAGACCGTGACTGAGCTGGAGTGGAGGTGTTGTCCCGGTTACTCTGGAGACCAGTGCTTTGAAGGACCCACGTCGTCACCCGACGTCAGTGATGCTGCACTGCCACATCGTCCAGGGATAAAGGGCTTCCCTTACGGTCCCAGACCTCCTGTAGACCAGAAGCCTGGAGGAGGCCAGCTGGAGCCGGGCAAACCTGTGCCCAGTCTGCCTGACCACCGACCAGGACCCACGGGACAAATTCCTGCCGGAGGTGGAAAAACAAActacg gaaacaaattTGGGATCTCTGGAGTGAGTGGCGAGCGTTTGGACCGTATGGAGGAGGACCTGCGTCGCCTCACTCTGGGCCTGGACACTCTCACTGGGGCGGTGGCCGGCCTTGAGGTGAGACTGCGAACATCCCTGCGAGAGGACACCAACAAACTCCTGGTGTCTCTGCTGCCCGGTGGTCCTCGTGTGCCGGACTCTGTGGTGGGATTTGGAGTGATCCCAGATGATTCGGAAGGAGTGGATGGAGGCGATAGCTTCCCTGGATTTGGAGATTTAGCAGGGAGGGTGACAGAAGTGAGGGATGAGCTGCGAGCCAAGGCTCACATCTTAGAGGAGATTCAG GGAATGGTCCTTGGTCACGATGGCCAGCTGAAGAGCCTGCTGGAGGGTGCTAGAGGCAGGCCAATCCCTGGCCACGGTTCTACCGCTTTTATTGAAGAGATCCTGAACACCAAGTTGGCGGACATGCGGGCTGAGATCCTGGACGGCTTTGAGAACCGTCTAACCAATCTAGAGAACATCTGCGACAAGAGGATTGGTGAGGTGCAGAAGCAGTGTCACCAGGAGCACATGAACGGCCAGGAGCAGATGCAGCAGACTCTGGATGGAAGAGAGACCGGGCTCAGGGAGGAACTGGGCTCCATTCAGGCTCAGATCCAGGGCCTGACTCTGACTGAGAGCTGCTGTGGACAG GTGAGCAGCCTGTCTCAGCGTgttctgctgctggaggagtCTGTAAAAGGTTTGACAGAATCTCAGAGACAGCTGCAGACTGCCCTCACTGACCAGACCTTCCATGTGGAGACGCTGATTGAAACCCGGCTGGTGGACATAGAGGGCCGCCTCAACACCACAGAGGGTGGAGCTGATTTAGGGCTCCCTGGAGGTCTCACTGGCTTTAAGACCTTGCTGGAGGACAAGCTGAAGACCCTGGAGGAGAAGGTGTTTGTAGCTGTGGAGGAGCTGAGCAACGCCACAGCTCCTGCTCTCCTGGAGGGTCAGGTGGTCCCGGCACTGGAGACGGAGATCGAGTCGGtgaggaggagggtggagggAGACCTGGATGGTATTCAGAAGCAATTAACAGACCTGGAGCtcctctgcacctcctcctgctcACCCTCCACCCCGCCAGCAGGGGGTATCAGCATCACtgaagtggaggaggagtgtgaggggATGGAGAAGAAGATGACAGGTCGTCTGGACACACATTCTAAACAGCTGGACCGACTAAACAACACCCTGCAGAACCTGCTCTTCAGGATCGCACAGGAGGACACGGAGGGCGTTGTCCAGGGGGAGATCACCCTGCTGAAGGTCAACATCAACTCCGTGAACCGCACTCTGAAGGGTCTCAAGGACTCCATCAGCTACATTGCAGGGGAGGTGGGCCATGCCAATTCCACTTGGGAGCAGAGAGAGCACCAGCTCGTCAACCAGGTGCAGGGAATCACCAGACTCGTGGGTCACCAAGCCTCGCTCCTGGGGGCCGGAGACAGGAGGCTGGCCCAGCTGAAGGGAGAACTGGTGACTCTGAAGAGGCAGCTGTCGGGGGAGCTGCGAGGCTGCAGGAGCACAGCGATAGACGTGCAGAGGGAGGTGAAGGACTTTGACAGCAGGGTGAGTCAGGTGGAGGGGCAGTGCAGCGGCCTGGGGGAGCTGGCAGAGCAGCTGGAGAAGATCAGGGCCGAGCTGGAGAGACACTCAGACTCATACCTGGCCGAGGTGAACGGCACCCTGGTGGACCACTCAGAACAGCTAGCTGAGCTGAAAGGAGAGGTCAAAGACTGTGCGGCCAAGGAAGCAGCAAACCAAAAAGGAGACCAGTAG